A single region of the Vagococcus teuberi genome encodes:
- a CDS encoding WxL domain-containing protein, with product MRKKMIIMSFLSVSAVGFQMPILAAESASSTNTASFNLVSPKESLTIVADDLSFRTSTITANDLVTTSSTNLKINIQEISGNAPGWSLTAQLGDFVNSDSSKVIKGTQLFYPNVTPTTTTIGDTSSIQPKSVGMEKAFSDGVSEGQVINGGGDPVTIADAAKGTGYGSWTFNYAMDSVELKIPAGNLADAYTANLTYTLADKPTTAGAS from the coding sequence ATGAGAAAAAAAATGATAATAATGAGCTTTTTGTCTGTATCGGCTGTAGGTTTTCAAATGCCAATTTTAGCAGCAGAATCCGCTTCTTCGACTAATACAGCATCTTTTAATTTAGTTTCTCCAAAAGAATCATTAACTATTGTTGCTGATGATTTATCTTTTAGAACATCAACAATTACTGCAAATGATCTTGTCACCACATCAAGTACTAATTTAAAAATTAACATTCAAGAAATCAGTGGAAATGCGCCAGGGTGGTCTTTAACAGCTCAATTAGGGGATTTTGTTAATTCTGATTCTAGTAAAGTTATAAAAGGAACACAGTTATTTTATCCTAATGTTACGCCTACAACGACAACAATTGGAGATACGAGCAGTATACAACCAAAATCTGTCGGTATGGAAAAAGCATTTTCTGATGGGGTTTCTGAAGGTCAAGTCATTAATGGTGGAGGTGACCCAGTAACCATAGCAGATGCAGCAAAAGGAACTGGGTATGGTAGTTGGACTTTTAATTACGCAATGGATTCAGTAGAGTTAAAAATACCAGCGGGTAATTTAGCAGATGCATATACAGCAAATTTAACATATACATTAGCTGATAAGCCTACGACTGCAGGAGCCTCATAA
- a CDS encoding WxL domain-containing protein produces the protein MKKLLLFNVLILSVMFLNDKEAFAAEIGESKKASVILTQDESPGANLLSITQASNLNFGSKSITLDDLIFKTTEASTIQITDLRGSAPGWRLSVSLGEFTSTDNKKLSGVQMFYPSANFSTVEGAVNSDIRKPVSVTNSSDISFTDPNVKGVLLSASSTPSSQVLINAANEKGNGQWTATYALDNSIELKVPSGNFAGAYSANLTYTLTDGPSAT, from the coding sequence ATGAAAAAGTTACTTTTATTTAACGTACTTATTTTGAGTGTGATGTTTTTAAATGATAAAGAAGCATTTGCTGCAGAAATAGGTGAGTCTAAAAAGGCATCTGTAATTCTAACTCAAGATGAATCTCCTGGGGCTAATTTATTATCTATTACACAAGCTTCAAATTTAAATTTTGGAAGTAAAAGCATTACACTTGATGATTTAATTTTTAAAACAACAGAAGCTTCAACTATCCAAATTACAGATTTACGAGGATCTGCTCCTGGATGGAGATTATCGGTTAGCTTAGGTGAGTTTACAAGTACAGATAATAAGAAGTTATCAGGTGTTCAAATGTTCTACCCATCGGCAAATTTTTCAACTGTGGAAGGTGCTGTTAATTCAGATATTAGAAAACCAGTATCGGTTACTAATTCATCTGATATTTCATTTACCGATCCAAATGTAAAAGGTGTATTATTATCAGCTTCATCTACACCAAGTTCACAAGTGTTAATAAATGCAGCAAACGAAAAAGGTAATGGTCAATGGACAGCAACATATGCATTAGATAATTCAATTGAGTTAAAAGTACCATCTGGTAACTTTGCGGGCGCTTACTCAGCAAATTTGACATATACATTAACAGATGGACCAAGTGCAACATAA
- a CDS encoding WxL domain-containing protein produces the protein MKKQLSLLSTIFLGSVLISTVGTNVSLAAPTAEVDSNATLKAVAGTEPVKPVNPTDPKDPSKPGPIQPADNGNEISQTGPLQINYLSNLNFGDDISITSKTVTANVKDESTRFFQISDLRGTGAGWDLNVKLGDFLPESGGTTEDVIKGASITFKNGVARTSNDINAQGTDDNPATVPSELVLSSGSASVSKMMSAEAGNGRGTWIAAFDKPASEVDNSNITFSAPTNNISANTNYTAKLTWQLVDSPAQ, from the coding sequence ATGAAAAAGCAATTAAGTTTATTAAGTACAATTTTTTTAGGAAGTGTATTAATTAGTACTGTTGGAACGAATGTAAGTTTAGCTGCACCTACGGCAGAGGTTGATTCTAACGCAACTCTAAAAGCAGTAGCAGGAACTGAACCTGTTAAGCCTGTAAACCCTACAGATCCAAAAGATCCATCTAAACCAGGTCCTATTCAACCAGCTGATAATGGTAATGAAATTTCACAAACAGGGCCATTACAAATAAATTATCTATCTAATTTGAATTTTGGTGACGATATTTCAATTACAAGTAAAACAGTTACTGCTAATGTTAAAGATGAAAGCACACGCTTTTTTCAAATTTCTGATTTACGAGGAACAGGAGCCGGATGGGATTTAAATGTGAAACTAGGTGATTTTCTTCCAGAATCAGGTGGAACTACAGAAGATGTTATTAAAGGAGCAAGTATCACGTTTAAAAATGGTGTAGCAAGAACTAGTAACGATATAAATGCACAGGGAACTGATGATAATCCAGCTACTGTGCCATCAGAGTTGGTTCTAAGCTCAGGTAGTGCAAGTGTATCTAAAATGATGTCTGCTGAGGCTGGAAATGGACGCGGTACATGGATTGCGGCTTTCGATAAACCAGCAAGTGAAGTTGATAATTCAAATATTACTTTTTCTGCACCTACAAATAATATCTCAGCAAACACAAACTACACTGCTAAGTTGACTTGGCAATTAGTAGATAGTCCAGCTCAATGA
- a CDS encoding WxL domain-containing protein — protein MKKNKIITSLILTTGIVLAAEKISYAADNDLNRERSANVEITEGSGGDANPIDPYPPTGPIVPVVGSLGISSATDLYFDAIPLSSSKVTRDALYLRKDNATGEVSPISNITGENGNLPEVPSDANTYVPGYSVIDTRGTGAGWTLTLTLGDFIQQNVASGATAQTLKGATLSFPQVNAITNKDAVGVENKDPKVSAQILTAGDTSSKVLMAASNQGEGMGMWEARYHSRELTLSDDTVVAKAPIQLTVPGNNYAGVYKADLTWNLTDTPRATNAQ, from the coding sequence ATGAAAAAGAATAAAATTATAACTAGCCTAATATTAACAACAGGCATAGTTTTAGCAGCAGAAAAAATATCATACGCGGCCGATAATGACTTAAATAGAGAAAGATCAGCAAATGTTGAAATTACAGAAGGTTCTGGGGGAGATGCTAACCCTATAGACCCTTATCCACCAACTGGTCCTATTGTTCCTGTAGTAGGATCATTAGGAATTAGTAGTGCTACAGATCTTTATTTTGATGCTATACCTTTATCATCAAGTAAAGTTACTAGAGATGCTTTGTATTTACGTAAGGATAATGCAACAGGAGAAGTGTCACCTATTTCAAATATAACGGGAGAAAATGGCAATTTACCTGAAGTACCTTCAGATGCAAATACCTATGTTCCTGGATATAGTGTTATTGACACGAGAGGAACTGGTGCCGGTTGGACTTTAACTTTAACATTAGGCGACTTTATTCAACAAAACGTAGCATCAGGTGCGACCGCTCAAACATTAAAAGGAGCAACTTTATCCTTCCCACAGGTAAATGCAATTACAAATAAAGATGCTGTCGGAGTTGAGAATAAAGATCCTAAAGTATCTGCACAAATTTTAACTGCTGGCGATACAAGTTCTAAAGTACTGATGGCCGCCTCAAACCAAGGAGAAGGTATGGGAATGTGGGAAGCTCGCTATCACTCAAGAGAATTAACGTTATCAGATGATACAGTAGTAGCAAAGGCACCCATTCAGTTAACAGTTCCTGGGAATAACTACGCTGGTGTATATAAAGCTGATTTAACATGGAACTTGACGGATACTCCACGAGCTACAAACGCTCAATAA
- a CDS encoding WxL domain-containing protein — protein MKKIISGLLVSSVTLGLGLSVRAATTVNDDKSVTSDATITVTEGTDVTPPENGNKPGGETGQQGPLSIDNVIVFNFEDMKLSGRTQQISLKNDGTNSSAKRNIQVTDTRGTGAGWNLQIKQSPLVNANNEELKGAYISMTAGKVEAGSQNVSPELAPTTQAYGDEGTLNSSLAPIFTAAKGNGLGTWISWYNSTAEDPNGTVTDVQLNVPSGNKTGDYSGTVTWVLNDNPGASEAQ, from the coding sequence ATGAAAAAAATAATAAGCGGTCTTTTAGTAAGTTCAGTAACACTTGGTTTGGGATTGAGCGTTAGAGCAGCAACAACTGTTAATGACGATAAGTCAGTGACTTCGGATGCAACGATAACTGTTACAGAAGGAACAGATGTAACGCCTCCGGAAAATGGGAACAAACCGGGAGGAGAAACCGGTCAACAAGGGCCTTTATCTATTGACAATGTGATTGTGTTTAATTTTGAAGACATGAAATTAAGCGGAAGAACTCAACAGATTTCATTAAAAAATGATGGTACAAATTCTTCTGCAAAACGAAATATACAAGTTACAGATACACGAGGAACTGGAGCGGGTTGGAATTTACAAATTAAACAAAGTCCGTTGGTAAATGCAAATAATGAAGAACTTAAAGGAGCTTACATATCAATGACGGCCGGAAAGGTTGAAGCTGGCTCACAAAATGTATCTCCTGAATTAGCACCAACAACTCAAGCATACGGAGATGAAGGAACATTGAATTCTTCATTAGCACCGATTTTTACGGCAGCAAAAGGTAACGGTTTAGGAACGTGGATTAGTTGGTATAATAGTACCGCTGAAGATCCAAATGGTACTGTAACGGATGTTCAACTTAATGTTCCTTCTGGTAATAAAACAGGGGACTATTCTGGTACTGTTACATGGGTATTAAATGATAATCCTGGAGCTTCTGAAGCTCAATAA
- a CDS encoding LPXTG cell wall anchor domain-containing protein encodes MKKIIVTCFLVISLLLFGQKSCAIESKNSESYTYSSKAESKATIGFSNKNIQKDGGGVKPLLPSSGSSGSSISSKLPSTGESVGIGLMLLGLIFIIIFFSKELQSMIKNKNNKHKERV; translated from the coding sequence ATGAAAAAAATCATAGTTACTTGTTTTTTAGTTATATCTTTATTGCTATTCGGTCAAAAAAGTTGTGCAATCGAAAGTAAGAATTCTGAAAGTTATACTTACAGTTCTAAAGCAGAATCAAAAGCAACAATTGGGTTTTCTAATAAAAACATTCAGAAAGATGGTGGAGGGGTTAAGCCACTTTTACCATCATCTGGATCATCTGGATCTTCTATATCCAGCAAATTACCTTCTACGGGTGAAAGTGTAGGAATAGGTTTGATGTTATTGGGGTTGATTTTTATCATCATATTCTTCAGTAAAGAACTGCAGAGTATGATTAAAAATAAAAATAATAAACATAAGGAGAGAGTATAA
- a CDS encoding WxL domain-containing protein, which yields MKHYKYFVSILFSLILVISMGSNVRAAENSSMQPQGRGFVTPEGNLQNDMTPSEDYPADMTVDQYLEQYTYPHLPKGGVTSAYKSIEVDIRSVDKNKIALVRNTEELNRAITNNNIEVISFMASFRVTSLSSNGAANRKIVFEGNNMLVDFGTNLSNLDGANREIVIQNLNSYHGNYYGFFRPTANTSILKFHNLNDYGSQIISSQNLPVQISGDFQNRFTNNGPNSAANLVYRSPIDGTTNVTAQTVDQQNFESSNLEFFADSNVTLQTGNGINIDLTSNGNIVFYENAKVNIIGASSSNGSGEGYQGYAISTRNTSNFIMNKNSEINYTYTDPGNGNRNYAGLLWFQSAGSTFNMSDGAKLTVNKNSHTGNNGLIHFNASGSFNMKNNSSIEMNVQDVSNGATAVSLAASGSTFNVDEGSSLKTNFTSSGSGNNPVINLGGGASFNIGNNSTVDLTTKGYNNNILSLGSGNANQGTQFNVGENATFNINSTNRNSWSADVMNVGNYANFKVNRLGTFVLSADQARYLFNVGTNSVFQFSDAKLVEFGFTNSPPANSALINMNGNFSIDVQRVKAWNRSSSVLNSQNPDYDWNPMFAMSIPYQGVNINRSSLSGSSTTPGTAENFKANFNTGTNTGFQKLRFDFIPDVDVMIDNKPTDNPASTDSKKITGTATAGAYVRLTDTVVEGGYSSFPKSNNNIPNPSINLDGSSGETYTVIADETGYFEFTVPTETDVPFVAGNTIQAYAFKDGKSATTEAVVSDTTPPEAELKDLYFMKGSPVPDVNEFVVKLTDTNPSGSPSVEYITPTETLSEYMNTVGVHEIEIKAQDNAGNSKNYVTKLHILESTSGINGDDVTLTSTDIMDLTNDEFQTLIKNRVNASAYVITDGKYNDLTDKIQFDFSSVVKKAGEYDLKISVSSTDSGVAGGLNKTVKITIGNLGPTNPVDPDNPQEGTTPPNGSENGGTNQVGALRMDYAPSNISFGTVKYNPGTTIYSAKDNKNMSGADLSKQWIQVSDDRTEENGWSVKVSQEHEFTDGTNQLKGATITIPKGEIRNSLVEGVIPTTGSDAKMTSSTVEISAGMSSTMFSAKNLDRDSLGKQITTYQWDPTKVTLKVPKGTAKVNSSYSTTINWSLVSSPDQ from the coding sequence ATGAAGCATTATAAGTATTTTGTATCTATTCTCTTTAGTTTAATCTTAGTAATAAGTATGGGTAGCAATGTTCGTGCAGCTGAAAATAGCTCAATGCAACCACAAGGACGAGGATTTGTTACTCCTGAAGGTAATTTACAAAATGATATGACGCCTTCTGAAGACTATCCAGCAGATATGACTGTTGATCAATATTTAGAGCAGTATACATATCCACATCTGCCTAAAGGAGGTGTCACTTCAGCATATAAATCTATAGAGGTAGATATACGCTCAGTTGATAAAAATAAAATTGCTTTAGTTAGAAATACTGAAGAATTAAATAGAGCCATAACTAATAATAATATTGAAGTGATAAGTTTTATGGCATCCTTTAGAGTAACTTCGTTAAGCAGTAATGGAGCTGCAAATAGAAAAATTGTCTTTGAAGGCAATAATATGTTAGTTGATTTTGGGACTAATTTAAGTAATTTAGATGGCGCTAATAGGGAAATAGTTATCCAAAATTTGAATTCATATCATGGTAACTACTATGGTTTTTTCAGACCAACAGCGAATACGTCTATTTTAAAGTTTCATAATTTAAATGATTATGGAAGTCAAATAATTAGTTCACAAAATCTTCCTGTTCAAATATCAGGTGATTTTCAAAATAGATTTACTAACAATGGTCCTAACAGTGCAGCTAATTTAGTTTATCGGTCACCAATTGATGGGACAACTAATGTGACTGCTCAGACTGTAGATCAGCAAAACTTTGAATCCTCTAATTTAGAATTTTTCGCAGATTCTAATGTCACTTTACAAACTGGTAATGGTATAAATATTGACCTTACATCTAATGGAAATATCGTTTTTTATGAGAATGCTAAAGTAAATATCATTGGAGCATCTTCGTCTAATGGTAGCGGGGAAGGATATCAAGGTTATGCAATAAGCACAAGAAATACCAGTAATTTTATAATGAATAAAAATTCTGAAATTAATTATACCTATACAGATCCAGGAAATGGAAATAGGAACTACGCAGGGTTGCTGTGGTTTCAATCTGCAGGATCAACTTTCAATATGTCTGATGGAGCAAAGTTAACTGTCAATAAGAATTCACATACTGGGAATAATGGTCTTATCCATTTCAATGCAAGTGGTAGTTTCAATATGAAGAATAATAGCTCAATTGAAATGAATGTGCAGGATGTAAGTAATGGGGCAACGGCTGTTAGTTTGGCCGCATCGGGTTCAACATTTAATGTAGATGAAGGTAGCAGTTTGAAAACCAATTTTACTAGTTCTGGATCTGGTAATAACCCTGTTATAAACCTAGGAGGTGGTGCTTCCTTTAATATTGGTAATAATAGTACAGTGGATTTAACTACTAAGGGATATAATAATAATATCCTAAGCCTAGGATCAGGAAATGCGAATCAAGGCACTCAATTTAATGTAGGTGAGAACGCAACTTTTAATATAAATTCAACAAATAGAAACTCATGGTCTGCTGATGTAATGAATGTAGGTAACTATGCCAACTTTAAAGTGAATCGTTTAGGTACTTTTGTATTATCAGCAGATCAAGCAAGATATCTCTTCAACGTTGGTACCAACTCAGTCTTTCAGTTTTCAGATGCTAAACTCGTAGAGTTTGGATTCACAAATAGTCCACCAGCTAATTCAGCATTGATTAATATGAACGGAAATTTTTCTATTGATGTGCAAAGGGTGAAAGCTTGGAACCGATCAAGTTCGGTGTTAAATAGTCAAAATCCTGACTATGATTGGAATCCCATGTTTGCAATGTCTATACCATATCAGGGTGTGAACATAAATAGATCTAGCTTGTCAGGATCATCGACTACACCAGGAACTGCGGAGAATTTTAAAGCAAATTTTAATACTGGTACAAACACTGGTTTTCAAAAATTAAGATTCGATTTTATTCCAGATGTTGATGTAATGATAGATAATAAACCCACTGACAATCCAGCTAGCACGGATTCGAAAAAAATAACAGGTACTGCCACGGCGGGGGCTTATGTACGTTTAACAGACACCGTAGTTGAGGGTGGATATAGTTCTTTCCCAAAATCTAATAATAATATTCCTAATCCGTCGATAAATTTGGATGGCTCTAGTGGAGAGACTTATACAGTTATCGCAGATGAAACAGGCTATTTTGAATTTACAGTACCTACTGAAACAGATGTTCCTTTTGTTGCTGGTAATACAATTCAAGCATATGCATTTAAAGATGGTAAATCGGCAACTACAGAAGCTGTTGTATCAGATACTACTCCTCCAGAAGCTGAATTAAAGGATTTATATTTTATGAAAGGTTCTCCTGTTCCAGATGTTAATGAATTTGTTGTTAAGCTAACTGATACTAATCCTTCAGGTTCACCATCTGTAGAGTATATCACACCCACAGAGACACTATCGGAGTATATGAATACAGTTGGTGTACATGAGATAGAAATTAAAGCACAAGATAATGCTGGTAATTCTAAAAATTATGTTACAAAATTACATATTCTAGAATCAACCAGTGGCATAAATGGAGATGATGTTACTTTAACCAGTACAGATATTATGGATTTAACAAACGATGAATTCCAAACATTAATAAAAAATAGAGTTAATGCATCAGCTTACGTCATAACCGATGGTAAATATAATGATTTAACTGATAAAATTCAATTTGATTTTAGTAGTGTTGTAAAAAAAGCTGGAGAATACGATTTAAAAATAAGTGTATCTTCGACAGATTCAGGTGTAGCGGGGGGACTAAATAAAACTGTTAAAATAACTATCGGTAACTTAGGACCTACTAATCCAGTGGATCCTGATAATCCACAAGAAGGCACTACGCCACCAAATGGGTCAGAAAATGGGGGAACAAATCAAGTAGGTGCGTTACGTATGGATTATGCACCAAGTAACATTAGCTTTGGAACTGTTAAATACAATCCAGGAACAACTATATATAGCGCTAAAGATAATAAAAACATGTCAGGTGCAGATTTATCTAAACAGTGGATACAGGTATCGGATGATCGTACTGAGGAGAATGGTTGGTCAGTAAAAGTTTCTCAGGAGCATGAGTTTACTGATGGGACAAATCAATTAAAAGGTGCAACGATTACTATTCCAAAAGGCGAAATTAGAAATTCTTTAGTTGAAGGTGTAATACCTACTACGGGTTCTGACGCAAAAATGACGTCTTCCACTGTTGAGATTAGTGCTGGAATGAGTAGTACAATGTTCAGTGCTAAAAATTTGGATAGAGATAGTCTCGGAAAGCAAATTACAACTTATCAATGGGATCCAACAAAAGTAACTCTAAAAGTTCCGAAAGGAACAGCTAAAGTAAACTCTTCCTATTCAACTACGATTAACTGGTCACTTGTAAGTTCACCTGATCAGTAG
- a CDS encoding DUF916 and DUF3324 domain-containing protein, with product MFCAKRKATLVISVLFILFFNKFEVLATDTAKNSGIGYSIQKISPGNEIDETNSFYDIRVVPGEKKKIEAKIINPTKEEITVKSQIFSASTNDSGDINYTSENKNPDKTLIYPLSDIVQITSSDVKITIPPNDEKVVSANIVVPKGAEDGVILGSWYFEKLGQENAKENKKGITINNKYSYALAIKLTVNKEVEKPALELIDVNAELKNYQKVIVSEIRNEVAAVVSKLDVSAEIVKKNSNDTLYKNEQKEMIMAPNSTFKFPVYLGEKQLIPGEYTMKMNVRTSDSKWQTQKWDWEKDFTITKTTARQLNENAINDPKVEKNWFNIIVIVCLFLIIIFCIVIYTIYKWKLNQSKIKKRNKKMKKNKKSKTRKHKT from the coding sequence ATGTTTTGTGCAAAAAGAAAAGCTACATTGGTCATATCAGTTTTATTTATCCTTTTTTTTAATAAATTTGAAGTTTTGGCAACTGATACAGCTAAAAATTCTGGGATAGGATACAGCATACAGAAAATTTCTCCAGGTAATGAAATAGATGAAACCAATTCATTTTATGATATACGGGTTGTACCTGGAGAAAAGAAAAAAATAGAAGCAAAAATCATAAATCCTACAAAAGAAGAAATCACAGTTAAGTCACAAATATTTTCGGCATCGACCAATGATAGTGGTGATATTAATTATACCTCAGAAAATAAAAATCCAGACAAAACATTAATATATCCTTTGTCAGATATAGTGCAGATAACTAGTTCAGATGTAAAAATAACTATTCCGCCTAATGATGAAAAGGTAGTTAGTGCTAATATTGTTGTACCGAAAGGTGCTGAAGATGGTGTCATTTTAGGTTCTTGGTATTTTGAAAAATTAGGTCAAGAAAATGCTAAAGAAAATAAAAAAGGTATTACTATTAACAATAAATATAGTTATGCATTAGCAATTAAACTCACAGTAAACAAAGAGGTAGAAAAACCAGCGTTGGAATTGATTGATGTTAATGCAGAATTAAAAAATTATCAAAAAGTGATAGTATCAGAAATTCGTAATGAAGTTGCAGCTGTGGTATCTAAATTGGATGTTAGTGCTGAAATCGTCAAGAAAAATTCAAATGATACTCTTTATAAAAATGAACAAAAAGAAATGATTATGGCACCGAATTCCACTTTTAAATTTCCGGTTTATTTGGGAGAAAAGCAATTAATTCCTGGTGAGTATACAATGAAGATGAATGTAAGAACATCTGATTCAAAATGGCAAACACAAAAGTGGGATTGGGAGAAGGACTTCACAATAACAAAAACGACAGCACGCCAGTTGAATGAAAATGCTATAAATGATCCAAAAGTTGAAAAAAATTGGTTCAATATTATCGTGATAGTCTGTCTTTTTTTAATAATAATTTTTTGTATAGTTATATATACCATCTACAAATGGAAGCTAAATCAATCTAAAATTAAGAAAAGAAACAAAAAAATGAAGAAAAATAAAAAATCGAAAACAAGGAAACATAAAACATAA
- a CDS encoding WxL domain-containing protein → MKKNLILFGSIILIGGGFPTLGLADTLGTASIDFIEDSGTTSPKDPNDPSKDSASPSFPDEEGNKETGGVGPLSLDVVPGNMNFGTQVLDYKGGVYNGIPSSSSESKGLHFIQLTDNRGLANGWQVTVKRTEFSDGNKTIDGSRLLIPMGVARNSLSDTPTAADQNIVINSISTENDPFKGMYEIGLTSSTLLSVGAPTESNPVIGKGTTVYSWEVGNEKLSIPAGFGAIGNYSSTINWTLSAGVSS, encoded by the coding sequence ATGAAAAAGAATTTAATTTTGTTTGGGTCTATAATTTTAATAGGAGGAGGATTTCCTACTTTAGGATTAGCTGATACTTTAGGGACTGCATCAATTGATTTTATAGAGGATAGTGGAACAACAAGTCCAAAGGATCCAAATGATCCATCTAAGGACAGTGCTTCTCCATCTTTTCCCGATGAAGAAGGAAATAAGGAAACTGGTGGAGTAGGACCTCTTTCACTTGATGTTGTTCCAGGTAATATGAATTTTGGAACGCAAGTGCTTGATTATAAAGGAGGTGTATACAACGGAATTCCATCAAGTTCTAGTGAATCAAAAGGATTACATTTCATTCAATTAACAGATAACAGAGGTTTAGCTAATGGTTGGCAAGTAACTGTAAAAAGAACTGAGTTTTCAGACGGTAATAAAACAATAGATGGTAGTAGATTGCTGATTCCGATGGGGGTAGCAAGAAATTCACTATCAGACACACCAACAGCTGCAGATCAAAATATAGTAATCAATTCTATTTCAACAGAAAACGATCCATTCAAAGGGATGTATGAAATAGGATTAACGTCAAGTACACTATTAAGTGTTGGCGCACCAACTGAAAGTAATCCAGTTATTGGAAAAGGTACCACAGTATATTCGTGGGAAGTAGGTAATGAAAAATTAAGTATCCCAGCCGGTTTTGGAGCCATAGGGAATTATAGTTCAACAATCAATTGGACATTATCTGCAGGTGTTAGTTCTTAG
- a CDS encoding DUF916 and DUF3324 domain-containing protein: protein MENRLINPILKVKNILLLVILLVNILNFNLVKVYAEEDNLNYTVSIKPVENQIDKSLTYYDLLVTPGQKQTLTVVVTNTGDKIGKYQVVPTNAITNQNGVVDYSIQEKNYKYDKTLKHPFTSMVGEKQVVEVPPGESKEVNFQLEVPNETFKGTVLGGFLVEIPDADSSVKDNSSQGVKIVNKFQLVKAVMLRESEETISPELVLNNIKPALVSYRTAVTANLQNIEPTMFGKMTVDAKVMKKGQTEVLKSEKKENLEMAPNSNFDFPIMWGNQRLEPGEYTLNLVATSGKKEWKFTEDFTITAEESDKINKEAVDLEEVAPPYLLYIIIIIVVVILIMAILLLVRKKRKANRKRKVQSNKKKNKKKNKKKNKKK from the coding sequence ATGGAAAATAGATTAATAAATCCAATTTTAAAAGTTAAAAACATCTTATTATTAGTTATTTTACTAGTTAATATTTTAAATTTCAATTTAGTAAAAGTATATGCTGAAGAAGATAATTTAAACTATACTGTTTCTATTAAACCCGTAGAAAATCAAATTGATAAATCATTAACATATTATGATTTACTAGTAACTCCTGGACAAAAACAAACATTAACAGTTGTTGTCACTAACACAGGAGATAAAATCGGAAAATATCAAGTGGTACCAACTAATGCCATCACTAATCAAAATGGAGTTGTTGATTATTCAATTCAAGAAAAAAATTATAAATATGATAAAACTCTAAAACATCCTTTTACTAGTATGGTAGGCGAGAAACAGGTTGTGGAAGTTCCGCCAGGAGAAAGTAAAGAAGTTAATTTTCAATTAGAAGTACCAAATGAAACATTTAAAGGAACTGTTTTAGGTGGGTTTTTAGTGGAAATCCCAGATGCAGATTCTAGTGTCAAAGACAATTCTAGTCAAGGAGTTAAAATAGTTAATAAATTTCAGTTAGTAAAAGCTGTGATGTTAAGAGAAAGTGAAGAGACTATTTCTCCTGAATTAGTGTTAAATAATATTAAACCTGCTTTGGTTTCTTATAGAACTGCAGTAACAGCTAACCTTCAAAATATTGAACCTACTATGTTTGGAAAAATGACTGTAGATGCTAAAGTAATGAAAAAAGGACAAACTGAAGTTCTAAAGTCTGAAAAGAAAGAAAATTTGGAGATGGCACCTAATTCGAATTTTGATTTTCCTATTATGTGGGGTAACCAACGGTTAGAGCCGGGTGAATATACATTAAATCTTGTGGCCACTTCTGGAAAAAAAGAATGGAAATTTACCGAAGATTTTACTATTACTGCGGAAGAAAGTGATAAAATCAACAAAGAGGCGGTGGACTTAGAGGAAGTAGCCCCTCCATATTTGTTATATATAATAATTATAATAGTTGTTGTAATTCTTATAATGGCGATTCTTTTGTTAGTTAGAAAAAAAAGAAAAGCTAATAGAAAAAGAAAAGTGCAATCAAATAAAAAAAAGAACAAAAAAAAGAATAAAAAAAAGAACAAAAAAAAGTGA